The nucleotide window GCAAAGGCCATCAAAGAAAACTGCAAGGGCATTGCCTTTTGCATCAATGATCCCACCGTATCTTTTTTCACCTTTCTTAAGCTTGCAAAGGCGGCGAAAAAAAAGGGCCTTCTGGTGGGATTTTCAACCAACGGTTATTTTACCCGAGACGCGCTTGAGCAGCTTATTGAGTTTACTGATTTTGTCAATATCGGTTTCAAAGGGTTTTGTGACGACCGGTATAAATCCTGCGGGGTGAGTTCATCCGCACCTGTTTTCAGGAATTTAACCCACCTGTTTGAGGCGGGTGTCCATGTGGAAGCTGCAGCCATTCATATGAAGGGATATGAGGACGAAGTCAGGCAGATTGCACGGTTTGTGGAATCATTGTCAGCAGATATTCCTTTCCAGGTGATGCGTTTTGTGCCCTTTGGAGAGGCGGATATTGAATTTGAACCCACCATCCGGGAATCCGAGGCTCTGTGCCTGGATCTGAAACAACAATTGAACCATGTATATTTGTTCAATTGTCCTGGTACTGAGCTGCTGAACACATGCTGCCCGGACTGTGGCACAACTGTGATCACCCGGGAATTTTTCGGCCCAATGGGCTCCAGGATCATTAAAACCCTGCCGGATGCGATCTGCCAATGTGGCCGGCAGCCTGTTATCAAAGGAGATATCGCACAACTGCGGTATGATGAACACGGTTTTTTCGGGGGATACCGTACGACCAGGGCATTTGAAATGCTGCATGCCATAATGGTCTGCATTGGTGCTGATGACCCTGAAAAGGTATCCCGATTATGGTTTGATCTTTTTGAATCAAACTATCTTAAAGAATTTCATGAGACCGTACAGCTGCCGGGAGAATATGGGAATATTATTGACCGGCTGTCGCAAAAAACCGATTGTGTTGAAACCGGCAACCGGCTCAAACAGACCATCAACACAACCCTGGATTTGATCTCCTCAAAAACCCGTGATGTTGAACGGCCAACCGTATATTATGCAATGGGATACCCTTTGTTTGCCCTGAATGCGGAACGCTTTGAAACCAACCTTGTGGAGGCTGCCGGGGGCAACTGCCTGAACAAACGCCTGACCCGGAAAGGCAAACCCGGCGTGACCATCACCCGTGAGGAATTAATGGCATGGAACCCGGATATTATTTTTATTTCAGGTTTTTTGTCCTGTCCTGCGTCTGATTTTTATGACTATTGCATCAAGCATGATATTCGGGTAAGCGCAGTTGAAAACAACCGGATATATGACCATTTCCCGCTGTGGGATTTTGGCAGCCCTCGGTGGATGCTGGGGTTGATGTACATTGCCAATACGCTTCACCCCCAAATTTTTAATTTTGATATGGAAAAAGAAGCCAATCGGTTTTATACTGCATTTTTTAATCGACCCTTTGATGCAAAAAAAGCCAACAGATCTTTTTACAGGGTCTGACTTATATCTGAAACTTATGTATGATAAAGGGTCTGATAACCATAGAGAGGCATGTTATGACCGATATTTATACCCAGTTGAAAAATCGCGCCCAAACCTTATGGGAACCTGAAAATCTGCTCAATGAAAAAATCGTGATCACGGCCAGGGCCTTGTCAACCCAGGAAGCCATTGGAAATCCTGAAGATGATGATTACCCCATCCAGAAGGGAAATGAAAAACTGATGCAGGCTGAATTCAAAGGTTCGTGCGGCCAGGCATTCACAGATCATTTCGGTAATTTTGAAGGCACTTTAAAAGATATCCTTGATATGCCTCTTACCAATAATTTTCAAAAAGCCGTTTTTATATCCGCTTTGAATGCTGTTTTAAGGTTTCAGGGAAAAGCTGATAAAACCATTCATTGCCATGATGAGGAACCTGTGGCCTGTGCCGTAAAACTTGTTGCCTATATCCGGGAACACTACGGGGATGTGAAAATAACCCAGATCGGATTTCAACCGAGAATGGCCCAGCACCTGGTCCCTGTTTTTCCTTTGCGCTTGATTGATCTTGACCCGGAGAATATCGGGCAGAAAAAACAGGGAGTACTGATCGAAGGAGCTGATGCCACGGATGACGCCATTGACTGGTGCGATCTTCTCCTGGTCACCGGCACCACGGTTGCCAACGGCTCCATTGAATTGTTTTTAAACCGCAAACCCATTTTGTTTTACGGCACAACCATTGCCGGGGCTGCCGAACTCATGGGATGGGACAGGTTCTGCCTTAAAGCCACCTGACAAAGAAGAAGCAAATTCTTTGGATATTCCATAGTTTTTCTGGAGGTGGCCAACCTGTTTCTGCCGGCCACCTTTGTTTATTTGACCCGCCTGTTTTAACTCTGCTGATTCCGATACTTGACAAATGCAAACACTCATACTAATAATCATCGCTATGTCAAATTTGACATAACACTAAGCAATGAAATAATATGGAGAAGCTCATGATAAGCGGCGGCATTGTTTTAAATGGCAGGGAATACCCATTTAAGAAGGGGCAAACCATTCTGGATGTGGCAAGGCAGAATCGGATTGATATTCCGACCCTTTGTTATTTCAAAGGCGTTGTGTCCAAAGGTTCTTGCAATATCTGCGTGGTGGAAGTAAAAGGTGTCAAAGATCTTGTGCCGGCTTGCAGCACAGAAATTATGGGCAGGATGGATATTCGGACCGAATCTCCCCGTGTGGTGGCTGCCAGGAAAAAAACATTGAAGGCCATTCTTGAGTCCGGTAATCACAATTGCAGTATCGGTGCTTCCCAGGGAGATTCCTGGACCCGGTTTCAACTGGACGTAATGCAGATGGAAAATCATCATGAGCTTTGTCCCAAATGGGGGGATTGTGAACTCCAGGATCTGGCCTATCGCTACCAGGTTCAATGGAATCGCACCTCTCTTTCAGATTGCAGGTTTCCCAGGGAAACGGTTAATCCACTGATCATAAGGGATTTTTCCAGATGTATTTTGTGCGGCAGGTGTGTGGCAGCGTGCAATGATATCCAGGTCAACCAGGCTATACGAATGCCCAAACAAACGGAAAATCAGCGGATTATTGCCGGTATGGACGATGTGGCCTTGAAAGATTCGGATTGTGTTTTTTGTGGAGAGTGTGTTCAGGCATGTCCGGTTGGAGCGCTGGTGGAAAAAAAAATCGAGCATCAATGGCGGCCCTGGGAAATTGAAAAAATCAGGACAACCTGTCCATATTGTGGTGTGGGGTGTCAGCTCTGGCTTCATGTCAAGGAAGATAAAATTCTCAAGGTGACTGGAGTGGAAGATGCCGCTCCCAATAAGGGAAGGCTGTGTGTAAAGGGGCGGTTTGGATTTGATTTTATTTATTCACAAGAAAGACTGACAACTCCCTTGATCAAAAAAAATGGCGCATTTCAACAAGCATCCTGGGATGAAGCCCTGGACCTTGTGGCTGAAAAATTCAAGACAATTATCAGAGAAAGCGGGCCCGATGCCCTGGCAGGCGTTTCCTGCGCCAGGAGCATTAATGAAGATTCCTATCAAATGCAAAAACTGTTTCGGGCCGTGTTCAAGACCAATAATATCGACCATTGCGCCCGCACCTGACATGCTCCAACGGTTGCCGGGCTGGCAACCACATTTGGTTCAGGCGCAATGACCAACTCGTTTTCAGAATTTGCCAGGGCAAAAATGATCCTGGTGATAGGGTCCAATATGACACAGGCCCATCCGGTTGCAGCGACTTTTGTGAAAAATGCCGTGCAGAACGGAGCCGGGCTTATTGTGGTGGATCCCAGGAAACACAGGTTGACGGATTTTGCCGATATTCACCTCCAGTTGAAGGTGGGAAGTGACATTGCCCTGCTGAACGGGATTATGCATGTATTGATCAAAGAAGAGCTTTACGACAAAGAGTTCTCTTTGAACAAGTGTACGGGATTTGAAGACCTTGAAAAGACTGTGGCCCAATATTCTCCTGATAAAGCGGCCCGGATCAGCGGAGTGGATGAAGACACAATTATTCAAACCGCGCGGCTTCTGGCATCTGTCAAACCGGCCATGGTCTGCTACACACTTGGCATCACAGAGCATACCTGCGGGAAAAACAATGTCATGACCGTTGCCAACCTGCAGATGCTTCTGGGAAACATGGGTATGGAACTTGGCGGGGTAAATCCTTTAAGGGGGCAGAACAATGTCCAGGGTGCCTGTGATATGGGGGCTTTGCCCAATGTTTTTCACGGGTATCAGAATGTGGCTGATCCCAATGCACGCCAAAAATTTGAAACTGCATGGCAGGTTACAAATCTGCCTGAAAAGCCGGGGCTTATGATTCCCCAGATGATGCATGGCCTGACAAATGGATCAGTTAGGGCATTTTATATATTCGGAGAAAATCTTGCCAATACGGAACCGGATATGAACAAGGTGGCAAAAGAGCTGGAAGCCGCAGAATTTACAGTATGCCAGGATTTGTTCCTGACGGAAACCACGCGGTTTGCCGATGTGGTTTTACCGGCAGCTGCCTGGAGCGAGAACAACGGAACATTTACTAACAGTGAGCGCCGGGTGAGCCGGGTTCGAACCGCCGGCCGGCCGCCAGGACTTGCCAGACCCAACTGGTGGATTTTTAAACAGATTG belongs to Desulfobacula toluolica Tol2 and includes:
- a CDS encoding Rossmann-like domain-containing protein is translated as MTDIYTQLKNRAQTLWEPENLLNEKIVITARALSTQEAIGNPEDDDYPIQKGNEKLMQAEFKGSCGQAFTDHFGNFEGTLKDILDMPLTNNFQKAVFISALNAVLRFQGKADKTIHCHDEEPVACAVKLVAYIREHYGDVKITQIGFQPRMAQHLVPVFPLRLIDLDPENIGQKKQGVLIEGADATDDAIDWCDLLLVTGTTVANGSIELFLNRKPILFYGTTIAGAAELMGWDRFCLKAT
- a CDS encoding radical SAM protein, translated to MKCPVCELGCNIKEGEYGRCRMMTNRDDAIEERFADRYSTLFPISIETMPTLHFYPRHKFLQVSSIGCNFSCPGCISEVLTMGTETICAALKHLPPEKVIAKAIKENCKGIAFCINDPTVSFFTFLKLAKAAKKKGLLVGFSTNGYFTRDALEQLIEFTDFVNIGFKGFCDDRYKSCGVSSSAPVFRNLTHLFEAGVHVEAAAIHMKGYEDEVRQIARFVESLSADIPFQVMRFVPFGEADIEFEPTIRESEALCLDLKQQLNHVYLFNCPGTELLNTCCPDCGTTVITREFFGPMGSRIIKTLPDAICQCGRQPVIKGDIAQLRYDEHGFFGGYRTTRAFEMLHAIMVCIGADDPEKVSRLWFDLFESNYLKEFHETVQLPGEYGNIIDRLSQKTDCVETGNRLKQTINTTLDLISSKTRDVERPTVYYAMGYPLFALNAERFETNLVEAAGGNCLNKRLTRKGKPGVTITREELMAWNPDIIFISGFLSCPASDFYDYCIKHDIRVSAVENNRIYDHFPLWDFGSPRWMLGLMYIANTLHPQIFNFDMEKEANRFYTAFFNRPFDAKKANRSFYRV
- the fdhF gene encoding formate dehydrogenase subunit alpha gives rise to the protein MISGGIVLNGREYPFKKGQTILDVARQNRIDIPTLCYFKGVVSKGSCNICVVEVKGVKDLVPACSTEIMGRMDIRTESPRVVAARKKTLKAILESGNHNCSIGASQGDSWTRFQLDVMQMENHHELCPKWGDCELQDLAYRYQVQWNRTSLSDCRFPRETVNPLIIRDFSRCILCGRCVAACNDIQVNQAIRMPKQTENQRIIAGMDDVALKDSDCVFCGECVQACPVGALVEKKIEHQWRPWEIEKIRTTCPYCGVGCQLWLHVKEDKILKVTGVEDAAPNKGRLCVKGRFGFDFIYSQERLTTPLIKKNGAFQQASWDEALDLVAEKFKTIIRESGPDALAGVSCARSINEDSYQMQKLFRAVFKTNNIDHCARTUHAPTVAGLATTFGSGAMTNSFSEFARAKMILVIGSNMTQAHPVAATFVKNAVQNGAGLIVVDPRKHRLTDFADIHLQLKVGSDIALLNGIMHVLIKEELYDKEFSLNKCTGFEDLEKTVAQYSPDKAARISGVDEDTIIQTARLLASVKPAMVCYTLGITEHTCGKNNVMTVANLQMLLGNMGMELGGVNPLRGQNNVQGACDMGALPNVFHGYQNVADPNARQKFETAWQVTNLPEKPGLMIPQMMHGLTNGSVRAFYIFGENLANTEPDMNKVAKELEAAEFTVCQDLFLTETTRFADVVLPAAAWSENNGTFTNSERRVSRVRTAGRPPGLARPNWWIFKQIAKRFGHDWSASSAREIWDKEISPLAPALEGIKYHRIGRDGLQWPCPTLDHPGTPYLHQDGNFTHGKGVFMPTQWTPPAEVPDEEYPFVLSTGRRLYHYHTRTQTGRCEGLNDLLGEETADISQADADRMGIAPGERIRVRSRRGEVCVSANVTHEVPLGMVWMAFHFTEGNANWLTNSALDPSTLTAEYKACAVQLEKIL